One window of the Nitrososphaerota archaeon genome contains the following:
- a CDS encoding 4Fe-4S binding protein, protein MKILRIDKRRCIGCMACVLACKQLKSHRGLELIFVEEVSKGEWAPTVCMHCQQAPCVNVCPAEAIIKLPDGVVKRADESRCIACRNCYLICPFGVPRIDEQSKLMVKCDLCPERRAKGLLPYCAAICPTGAIRYEESVETSIERKIETAQRLLRARPLT, encoded by the coding sequence TTGAAGATTCTCCGCATCGACAAGAGGCGTTGCATCGGCTGTATGGCGTGTGTACTGGCTTGCAAGCAGCTGAAGTCGCATAGGGGGTTGGAGCTCATCTTCGTGGAAGAAGTTAGTAAAGGTGAGTGGGCGCCTACGGTGTGTATGCACTGCCAGCAAGCACCCTGCGTTAATGTATGCCCAGCTGAAGCCATAATTAAACTACCTGATGGTGTGGTGAAGCGCGCTGATGAGTCAAGATGCATCGCCTGCCGCAACTGCTATCTTATCTGCCCGTTCGGTGTACCGAGGATAGATGAGCAGAGCAAGCTTATGGTGAAATGCGACCTCTGCCCAGAGCGGAGGGCTAAAGGGCTGCTACCATACTGCGCCGCTATCTGCCCAACAGGTGCAATACGATACGAAGAAAGCGTAGAGACGTCGATTGAGAGGAAGATAGAGACCGCACAACGCCTCCTCAGAGCTAGGCCTCTCACGTAG